The Microbacterium sp. Nx66 genome contains a region encoding:
- a CDS encoding Na+/H+ antiporter, whose translation MEGLEVTVLLGLTILVGTLIAPRVRLALPLVLVILGLALGFIPPLREVQLPPETVLLLFLPVMLFWESLTTSLRSIRRDFRYIVPMSTLLVVASAFAVAGIGVLFGMPWEIALILGAAVAPPDATAVAALGRLLPRRMFMKLKAESLTNDGTALVLYAIAVSLALGGQVTPLSVTWDVLVSYVGGIAAGIAVAALATLLLRRISSTIVINVTLLLVPFSAFLIAELVHASGVLAVVVAGLIVAWVSPRVTTAASRRQADAAWPFGVFLLNGALFVLIGLEVQFVAHEISAAAIGRLVLVTLAVWATLFAVRYVFQLLNVLFQRRPAERPPRGARSRARLVSTVAGMRGAVSLAIALSVPTGVSEGSVVGGRDEIVFVTAGVILLSLLVQAPLLPALVRWARFPVDHAEDEEYELAERAISGAALAALDDLAAEHGIGQEVRDRVRAEGYQALEFANARTLAREQALIDAEADALDEMLGEPDPYGTGGDARSREDEDAGDVAVSAGTAPDPEATDGTTLQMIATSADVDLAQRSPLVRHEEHTRLKLALLDRKREVLLGLRGAGTVDDMVVRRISARLDLEQVRLQGIEELD comes from the coding sequence ATGGAAGGCCTCGAAGTAACCGTCCTGCTCGGACTCACGATCCTCGTCGGAACCCTGATCGCCCCGCGCGTGCGTCTCGCGCTGCCCCTCGTCCTCGTCATCCTCGGTCTGGCGCTGGGATTCATCCCGCCGCTGCGCGAGGTGCAGCTTCCGCCGGAGACCGTGCTGCTGCTGTTCCTGCCGGTGATGCTGTTCTGGGAGAGCCTGACCACGTCGCTGCGGTCGATCCGCCGCGACTTCCGCTACATCGTGCCGATGAGCACCCTTCTCGTCGTCGCCTCCGCGTTCGCGGTGGCCGGCATCGGCGTGCTGTTCGGCATGCCCTGGGAGATCGCCCTCATCCTCGGGGCCGCGGTCGCGCCGCCCGACGCCACGGCCGTCGCGGCCCTCGGTCGGCTGCTGCCGCGTCGGATGTTCATGAAGCTCAAGGCCGAGAGCCTGACCAACGACGGCACCGCGCTCGTGCTCTACGCCATCGCGGTGTCCCTCGCGCTGGGCGGCCAGGTGACGCCGCTCTCGGTCACCTGGGACGTTCTGGTGTCGTACGTGGGCGGGATCGCCGCGGGGATCGCGGTCGCGGCCCTGGCCACGCTGCTGCTGCGCCGCATCTCCTCCACCATCGTCATCAACGTCACGCTGCTGCTCGTGCCGTTCTCCGCGTTCCTCATCGCCGAGCTCGTCCACGCGTCGGGCGTGCTCGCCGTGGTCGTCGCCGGACTGATCGTCGCCTGGGTGTCGCCGCGCGTGACGACGGCGGCCTCGCGCCGACAGGCCGACGCCGCCTGGCCGTTCGGCGTCTTCCTCCTCAACGGGGCGCTGTTCGTCCTCATCGGCCTCGAGGTGCAGTTCGTCGCGCACGAGATCTCCGCCGCCGCCATCGGCCGCCTGGTGCTCGTGACGCTCGCCGTGTGGGCGACGCTCTTCGCCGTCCGGTACGTGTTCCAGCTCCTCAACGTGCTGTTCCAGCGTCGCCCGGCCGAACGCCCGCCGCGCGGCGCCCGCTCCCGCGCCCGACTCGTGTCCACGGTCGCCGGCATGCGCGGAGCGGTGTCGCTGGCGATCGCACTGTCGGTGCCGACCGGCGTCTCCGAGGGGAGCGTCGTGGGCGGCCGTGACGAGATCGTCTTCGTCACCGCCGGCGTGATCCTGCTCAGCCTCCTCGTGCAGGCGCCTCTCCTCCCCGCGCTCGTGCGCTGGGCGCGATTCCCGGTCGACCATGCCGAGGACGAGGAGTACGAGCTCGCCGAGCGCGCGATCTCCGGAGCGGCCCTGGCCGCACTCGACGACCTCGCCGCCGAGCACGGCATCGGCCAGGAGGTGCGCGATCGGGTGCGTGCCGAGGGGTACCAGGCGCTGGAGTTCGCGAACGCCCGGACACTCGCGCGGGAGCAGGCGCTCATCGACGCCGAGGCCGACGCGCTGGACGAGATGCTCGGCGAGCCCGATCCCTACGGCACCGGGGGAGATGCGCGCAGCCGCGAGGACGAGGACGCGGGCGACGTCGCCGTGTCGGCCGGGACCGCCCCCGACCCCGAGGCGACGGACGGCACGACGCTGCAGATGATCGCGACCTCCGCCGACGTCGACCTCGCCCAGCGCTCGCCGCTCGTGCGGCACGAAGAGCACACCCGGCTCAAGCTCGCGCTGCTCGACCGCAAGCGCGAGGTCCTGCTCGGGCTCCGCGGCGCCGGCACCGTGGACGACATGGTCGTCCGCCGGATCTCCGCCCGTCTCGACCTGGAGCAGGTGCGCCTGCAGGGCATCGAAGAGCTCGACTGA
- a CDS encoding alpha/beta fold hydrolase: MLLNVIEAGEGDRVAVLLHGMMGSAESWHRVVPLLVERGFRVLALDLPGHGLSPRDPELTIETAADAVIETLAQVAAGCDAEGTPGDRACSTLAVAVGHSFGATVLAAAAPRLDPGLAVYVDAPLALQGGQDRAALVSQYEHDRRARMSPAELRRLRPFYSVDDATVEARAAERFDPPTAASVSCGEDGHWTAAPGSIVVRAEPSAWVTDEDARRFEHGGVTVRSIPGAAHTVWYSHFEVFTAALPELFAPSLV, translated from the coding sequence GTGCTCCTGAACGTCATCGAAGCCGGGGAGGGCGACCGCGTCGCCGTGCTGCTGCACGGCATGATGGGGTCCGCCGAGAGCTGGCACCGCGTGGTCCCGCTGCTCGTGGAACGCGGCTTCCGCGTGCTGGCGCTCGATCTGCCCGGCCACGGCCTCTCGCCGCGTGATCCGGAGCTCACGATCGAGACGGCCGCCGACGCCGTCATCGAGACTCTGGCGCAGGTCGCGGCAGGCTGCGATGCCGAGGGCACCCCGGGGGACCGCGCCTGCTCCACCCTCGCCGTCGCCGTGGGGCACTCCTTCGGCGCCACCGTGCTCGCCGCCGCCGCGCCGCGCCTCGACCCGGGCCTCGCCGTCTACGTCGACGCGCCGCTCGCCCTCCAGGGCGGCCAGGATCGCGCCGCCCTCGTGTCGCAGTACGAACATGACCGCCGCGCGCGCATGTCGCCCGCCGAACTCCGCCGCCTCCGTCCTTTCTACTCCGTCGACGACGCCACGGTCGAGGCGCGGGCGGCCGAGCGGTTCGACCCGCCGACGGCGGCCTCCGTCTCCTGCGGGGAGGACGGCCATTGGACCGCCGCCCCCGGCTCCATCGTCGTGCGCGCGGAACCCAGCGCCTGGGTGACCGATGAGGACGCGCGACGGTTCGAGCACGGCGGGGTGACGGTGCGCAGCATCCCCGGCGCCGCCCACACCGTCTGGTACAGCCACTTCGAGGTCTTCACCGCCGCGCTGCCAGAGCTCTTCGCCCCCTCGCTCGTCTGA
- a CDS encoding Cmx/CmrA family chloramphenicol efflux MFS transporter has protein sequence MPFPLYALALAVFVMGTSEFMLAGLLPAIADDLHVPVGTAGLLTSAFAVGMVVGAPAMAAFAREWPPRRTLIVCLALFAACHVVGAVTSAFELLLVMRVLGALANAGFLAVALRTVTLLVPRERTGRALAVVLSGTTIATVVGVPAGAVLGSASSWRATFAAVALLCLPALLGILRGVPTTIRGATPAQPRSTSGAAPAPAHPARKAPSLRAEIALLVTPPLALAMILAALVNAGTFAVFTFLAPIVTEIAGLPDAAVSVALVLFGLGSFLGVTIAGRYADRHSGALLAVGGPLLLGGWIVLATVADQPVALLVLVFVQGMASFGVGSTLITRVLYAASAAPTMGGSYATAALNLGAVIGPAWGGWTLASGAGPLSPVAVAVTLSACALLLALITRRRHSGS, from the coding sequence ATGCCTTTCCCCCTCTATGCCCTCGCCCTGGCGGTCTTCGTCATGGGCACCTCGGAGTTCATGCTCGCTGGACTCCTCCCCGCGATCGCGGACGACCTCCACGTCCCGGTCGGCACGGCCGGTCTCCTCACCTCGGCCTTCGCCGTCGGCATGGTCGTGGGCGCGCCCGCCATGGCCGCGTTCGCGCGTGAGTGGCCGCCGCGTCGCACGCTCATCGTCTGCCTGGCGCTCTTCGCCGCGTGCCATGTCGTCGGCGCGGTGACGTCTGCCTTCGAGCTCCTCCTCGTCATGCGCGTGCTCGGCGCCCTCGCGAACGCGGGGTTCCTCGCCGTCGCTCTCCGTACGGTGACTCTCCTCGTCCCCCGCGAACGCACGGGACGCGCCCTCGCGGTGGTGCTCTCGGGGACGACCATCGCCACCGTCGTCGGCGTCCCTGCGGGGGCGGTGCTCGGCAGCGCATCGAGCTGGCGGGCCACCTTCGCCGCCGTCGCGCTGCTCTGTCTCCCCGCACTCCTCGGGATCCTCCGTGGAGTGCCGACGACGATCCGGGGCGCGACGCCGGCGCAGCCCCGGTCGACATCCGGAGCAGCCCCGGCGCCGGCGCATCCCGCCAGGAAGGCACCGTCCCTGCGCGCGGAAATCGCCCTCCTGGTGACACCGCCTCTCGCCCTCGCGATGATCCTGGCGGCGCTGGTGAACGCGGGGACCTTCGCGGTCTTCACGTTCCTGGCGCCGATCGTCACCGAGATCGCCGGTCTGCCCGACGCTGCGGTCTCGGTCGCGCTCGTCTTGTTCGGTCTCGGCTCGTTCCTCGGCGTGACCATCGCCGGTCGATACGCTGATCGGCACTCGGGCGCGTTGCTCGCCGTCGGTGGACCGCTGCTCCTGGGCGGCTGGATCGTCCTGGCGACGGTCGCGGATCAGCCGGTCGCGCTGCTGGTTCTCGTCTTCGTGCAGGGCATGGCCTCGTTCGGCGTGGGAAGCACCTTGATCACCCGCGTCCTGTACGCCGCCTCCGCCGCCCCGACGATGGGAGGGTCCTACGCGACCGCCGCCCTGAACCTCGGTGCCGTGATCGGTCCGGCCTGGGGCGGCTGGACGCTCGCCAGCGGAGCCGGTCCGCTCTCCCCCGTCGCGGTCGCCGTGACCCTGTCGGCCTGTGCCCTCCTTCTTGCCCTGATCACGCGAAGAAGGCACTCCGGCAGCTGA
- a CDS encoding HNH endonuclease signature motif containing protein, with product MPALLDATDSQMAMLADLVEGLEAAEKTLSSMQAARDGLLAMAGRLAVDIARQARHPDGGDMAIRTVAAEIGAAQRVSDRAIERRMSEASWLVERFPTVWEAQGAGRISAAHARLIVEAGAHLDDPDDRSCFATEAIEVAAAESPNRIRRLVRRLADRLQERTLVERHRDARELRRVWVTDLEDGMAELGARGPAALVHGMFDRLSQMAHAVREENARAHRREAEESIPDDRTVDQLRADLLADLVLTGAPAGHDSEEGLLSELRARVEVTVPVLTLMHGEQEGTTGGTPILAAELDGVIPIDPATARRLAGAASGWDRVLTHPISGALLAVDRYRPSEDLRRHLRARDQRCRFPGCGLAPRKCDLDHNHDAALGGETVHDNLATFCRRHHMLKHHSPWHVEQGPGGVLEWTSPTGRSYIDRPPPPHTVTFAEDPPWSSPVIAPAH from the coding sequence ATGCCCGCACTGCTCGACGCGACCGACTCCCAGATGGCGATGCTCGCCGATCTGGTGGAGGGGCTGGAAGCGGCCGAGAAGACGCTGAGCAGCATGCAGGCCGCGCGGGATGGTCTCCTGGCGATGGCGGGGCGGCTTGCGGTCGACATCGCTCGGCAGGCGCGTCATCCGGACGGCGGCGACATGGCGATCCGCACGGTCGCCGCGGAGATCGGGGCCGCACAGCGCGTCAGCGACCGCGCGATCGAACGGCGGATGTCCGAGGCGTCCTGGCTGGTCGAGCGGTTCCCCACCGTCTGGGAGGCCCAGGGCGCCGGACGGATCAGCGCCGCGCACGCGCGGCTGATCGTGGAGGCGGGCGCTCATCTCGATGACCCGGACGACCGTTCGTGTTTCGCGACGGAGGCGATCGAGGTGGCCGCTGCGGAGTCTCCGAACCGGATACGCCGGCTCGTGCGCCGACTGGCCGACCGGCTCCAGGAGCGGACGCTCGTCGAGCGACACCGCGACGCCAGGGAGCTGCGCCGCGTCTGGGTGACCGACCTCGAGGATGGCATGGCCGAACTCGGTGCGCGCGGCCCTGCGGCCCTCGTGCACGGCATGTTCGACCGGCTCTCCCAGATGGCGCATGCCGTGCGGGAGGAGAACGCGCGAGCACACCGTCGGGAGGCGGAGGAGAGCATCCCCGACGACAGGACCGTGGATCAGCTGCGCGCGGACCTGCTCGCCGACCTCGTCCTGACGGGCGCTCCGGCGGGACATGACTCGGAAGAAGGACTGCTCTCGGAACTTCGAGCGCGCGTCGAGGTCACCGTGCCGGTGCTGACCCTGATGCACGGCGAGCAGGAAGGGACCACGGGCGGCACTCCGATCCTCGCCGCCGAGCTCGACGGGGTGATCCCGATCGATCCGGCCACGGCCCGCCGACTGGCCGGCGCGGCGAGCGGATGGGACCGGGTGCTCACTCACCCGATCAGCGGGGCGCTGCTGGCCGTCGACCGGTACCGGCCGAGCGAAGACCTCCGCCGGCACCTGCGGGCCCGCGATCAACGCTGCCGCTTCCCCGGCTGCGGCCTCGCGCCGCGGAAGTGCGACCTCGATCACAATCACGATGCGGCGCTCGGCGGCGAGACCGTGCACGACAACCTCGCGACCTTCTGTCGACGACATCACATGCTCAAACACCACTCTCCGTGGCACGTCGAGCAGGGGCCGGGCGGCGTTCTGGAGTGGACGAGCCCCACCGGCCGGAGCTACATCGACCGACCGCCGCCTCCGCACACCGTGACCTTCGCCGAGGATCCCCCGTGGTCTTCGCCCGTGATCGCGCCGGCTCACTGA
- a CDS encoding ABC-F family ATP-binding cassette domain-containing protein codes for MAHLLGAEALHLEYPTRVVFDAVTLGIEEGDRIGIVGRNGDGKSSLLAMLAGRKEPDSGRVTVRGGTRIGVLDQADTLPDDITIAAAVVGDMAEHEWAGDARVRDVIEGLLTDLPWDAQIGSLSGGQRRRVSLAKLLTGDWDVIALDEPTNHLDVEAITWLAGHLKKRWPANAGALLVVTHDRWFLDEICTETWEVHDRIVEPFEGGYAAYILQRVERDRMAAATEAKRQNLARKELAWLRRGAPARTSKPKFRIDAANELIADVPEIRDKVSLQSLAVSRLGKDVVDLLDVGVTYPSTSSGTQAGSGTQAGSGTQGGSGTQGGSGGGKTVLKDVEWRIAPGERTGILGVNGAGKSTLLGLISGTVEPTEGRIKRGKTVQVRTLTQRLDELLPHWNDPVRVVISGLRTSYTLGAGSKAQDLTPGQLLERLGFSSAQLSTPVKDLSGGQQRRLQLLLVLLDQPNVLILDEPTNDMDTDMLAAIEDLLDSWSGTLLVVSHDRYFLERVTDQQYAILPGPDGAGRLRHLPGGVDEYLRLRQHLETAPATAAAAPATSGLDGAALRAAQKEAAALERRIQKLTQQVDTAKHALADHDQSDYEGLGERMKAISAQEAEIEELELRWFELTEQIG; via the coding sequence ATGGCACATCTTCTCGGGGCCGAAGCCCTGCACCTCGAATACCCGACCCGCGTCGTCTTCGACGCCGTGACCCTCGGCATCGAGGAGGGCGACCGCATCGGCATCGTCGGCCGCAACGGCGACGGCAAGTCCAGCCTTCTCGCCATGCTCGCCGGCCGGAAGGAACCGGACTCCGGGCGCGTGACCGTGCGCGGCGGCACCCGCATCGGCGTCCTCGACCAGGCCGACACGCTCCCCGACGACATCACGATCGCCGCCGCCGTGGTCGGCGACATGGCCGAGCACGAATGGGCCGGAGACGCCCGCGTCCGCGATGTGATCGAGGGGCTGCTGACGGATCTGCCGTGGGACGCGCAGATCGGCTCCCTCTCCGGCGGGCAGCGCCGCCGTGTGTCCCTCGCGAAACTGCTCACGGGCGACTGGGACGTCATCGCGCTCGATGAGCCGACGAACCACCTCGACGTCGAGGCGATCACGTGGCTCGCCGGGCACCTCAAGAAGCGCTGGCCCGCGAACGCCGGAGCCCTCCTCGTCGTGACCCACGACCGGTGGTTCCTCGACGAGATCTGCACCGAGACGTGGGAGGTGCACGACCGCATCGTCGAGCCCTTCGAGGGCGGCTACGCGGCCTACATCCTGCAGCGGGTCGAGCGCGACCGCATGGCGGCGGCGACAGAGGCGAAGCGGCAGAACCTCGCCCGCAAGGAGCTCGCCTGGCTGCGCCGCGGTGCCCCGGCCCGCACCAGCAAGCCGAAGTTCCGCATCGACGCCGCCAACGAGCTCATCGCCGACGTGCCCGAGATCCGCGACAAGGTCTCGCTGCAGTCGCTCGCCGTCTCGCGGCTGGGCAAGGACGTCGTCGACCTGCTCGATGTGGGGGTGACGTACCCTTCGACAAGCTCAGGGACCCAGGCAGGCTCAGGGACCCAGGCAGGCTCAGGGACCCAGGGAGGCTCAGGGACCCAGGGAGGCTCAGGGGGCGGGAAGACCGTGCTCAAGGACGTGGAGTGGCGGATCGCCCCGGGCGAGCGCACGGGCATCCTCGGCGTGAACGGTGCCGGGAAGTCCACCCTCCTGGGGCTCATCTCCGGCACGGTCGAGCCCACCGAGGGGCGGATCAAGCGAGGGAAGACCGTGCAGGTGCGCACTCTCACGCAGCGCCTCGACGAACTCCTGCCGCACTGGAACGACCCCGTGCGCGTGGTCATCTCGGGTCTGCGCACGTCGTACACGCTCGGCGCCGGGTCGAAGGCGCAGGACCTCACGCCCGGACAGCTCCTGGAGCGACTCGGGTTCTCGTCCGCCCAGCTCTCGACGCCGGTGAAGGATCTCTCCGGTGGCCAGCAGCGTCGGTTGCAGCTGCTGCTGGTGCTGCTCGACCAGCCGAACGTGCTCATCCTCGACGAGCCCACGAACGACATGGACACCGACATGCTCGCCGCGATCGAGGACCTCCTCGACTCCTGGTCGGGCACGCTCCTCGTCGTGAGCCACGACCGGTACTTCCTGGAGCGGGTGACGGATCAGCAGTACGCGATCCTTCCCGGTCCGGACGGCGCGGGGCGCCTGCGGCATCTCCCGGGCGGCGTCGACGAGTACCTGCGCCTGCGACAGCACCTCGAGACGGCCCCGGCGACCGCGGCAGCGGCCCCCGCAACGAGCGGTCTCGACGGCGCTGCTCTCCGGGCGGCGCAGAAGGAAGCCGCCGCCCTGGAGCGCCGCATCCAGAAGCTCACGCAGCAGGTCGACACGGCCAAGCACGCCCTCGCCGACCACGACCAGTCCGACTACGAGGGCCTCGGCGAGCGGATGAAGGCGATCTCGGCGCAGGAGGCCGAGATCGAGGAGCTGGAGCTGCGCTGGTTCGAACTCACGGAGCAGATCGGCTGA